In one window of Arachis ipaensis cultivar K30076 chromosome B06, Araip1.1, whole genome shotgun sequence DNA:
- the LOC110263384 gene encoding uncharacterized protein LOC110263384, with protein MCTLIINMCPLGDAASAVHHLLKYKDFSMVASCLTKTPTLLIHLGRLAAVAHGAHVGVAPTSRVTILADLPLRSAVSVLCSPCRPFFLRRRLSGLNLDLQTFNDDEDVESDQE; from the exons ATGTGTACTCTCATCATCAACATGTGTCCATTAGGTGATGCCGCTAGCGCAGTCCATCACCTGCTGAAATATAAGGACTTTAGCATGGTAGCAAGTTGCCTCACCAAGACACCAACCCTCCTCATTCATCTCGGTCGCCTCGCCGCTGTCGCTCACGGAGCTCACGTTGGCGTCGCTCCCACTTCTCGCGTCACTATCCTTGCCGACTTGCCTCTCCGATCTGCGGTCTCTGTTCTGTGCTCACCATGTCGTCCCTTCTTCCTCCGTCGTCGTCTCTCTG GTTTAAATCTTGATTTGCAAActtttaatgatgatgaagatgttgaAAGTGATCAAGAATAA